The Tolypothrix sp. PCC 7712 region AGCGCGCAAAATCTCTTACAAACTTTTAATATTAAACTTCCCATCACCACGGCTGCTGACTTTACAGCAAATTTTAAATTACAAGGTGCAATTCCCAAGCCTGTAGTTACAGGTGCAGTGAGTACAATTAAACCTGCGGTGATTGACCGTGTGAATTTTGAGAAAATTAGCACCCAATTTCGCGGAACACCGCAGGAAATTGTGATTTCTCAGATTCAAGCTACCCCAACGGTAGGGGGAGAAATTACAGGTAGCGGTCGAGTTGGATTAGGTAAGCAGGGTGAAGTTGCGATCAATTTACAGGCAGAAAGGTTACCAGGAGATGCATTAGCTCAAACTTATAATGCTAGTACTGCCAATATTCGCATTGGTACAATCTCCGCCAATACCAAAGTTTCAGGAACTCTGGCGAATTTACAAACCCTGGTGCAAGTCCAAGCACCAATGGCTACTTATCCGGGGAAAGTTGAATTAGCAATCAATAAGGGACTGATTCAGTTCCAGAATACAGTTTTTCAGGTAGCGGGGGGGACAGTTGCAGCGCGAGGACAACTTGTAGGCGATCGCTGGCAAGCTTTTGTGGATGCAAATCAAGTTCCTCTGCAAAGTTTAGCTCAAGCTACTAGCAACCCAGATAATGCGAATGCAACTTTACCAAAGCAGTTTCAAGGTAATTTAAACGGGAAATTTAATTTATCGGGAACCACCAAGTCTTTTCAGTTAGCAAATATTCAAGCTTCTGGACAGGCGAACTTAAATGTCGCTGGCGGGAGAGTTAACCTTAATAATATCCGCCTAAATAATGGTCTGTGGCAAGCTGTAGCCAATGCTTCGGGGATTCAAATCAATCAATTTGCCCCAAATGTTCAAGGACAAATTGCTAATAGTAATATACAAGTTTCTGGTAATACGAATTCTTTTGCTTTAGCTAATATTCAAGCTGCTGGACAGGCGCGATTGAGTTTAGCTAGGGGAAGCGTTAATGTCAGAAATATCAATTTGAGTAATGGCAACTGGCAAGCTATAGCCACTATTTCCCAAATTCAATTAAATAATTTATCACAAAATTTGCGCGGGCGGTTAAATGGTGATGTGCAAGTAGCGGGAACCACGGCTTCTTTCCAACCGCAAAATATTGTAGCAGCAGGTAATGTGAGATTTTCCCAAGGTTTAGCGGCACTCACACAACCGTTAACTGCCCAATTTCAATGGAATGGGCAACGTTTGCAAATTGCCCAAGCCACTGCACCCGGTTTACGAGCATCTGGTGATATTGCTGTGGCATTGCAACCCACTCCTCAAATTACTGGCTTAAATCTTAATGTCCAGGCAGATAATTACAACCTGCAAAGTCTGCCAATTCAGCTTCCGGGTAACATTGCTTTGGCGGGGAGAGTAGATTTTAACGGACAAATTGCTGGTACGCCTACTAATCCAATTGCTAACGGCAATGTTCGCTTAGAAAATTTTGCCATTAATGGTTTAGCATTTGACCCTGTCTTAACTGGAAACGTCAGTTATCAAGCGGGACAGGGAACCCAATTTCAAGTTACTGGTAGACAAGACCAAATTGCCTTTTCTTTAGGTGCAAATAATCGCCCTACGGCATTTAATATTAGGCGCGACGGTACTGTTGCCACTGGCAACACTGTGGGAGATAATTTAGCAGTTAATGTCCAAGATTTTCCTATATCTTTAGCGAAGGGCTTTCTTCCGGCTAATGCCAATTTAGGCAGTATCAACGGACAATTATCAGGAAATTTAACAGTTAATTTAACAGATTATAGTTTAGTCGGTAATGTCGCCGTAGCTCAACCGCGAATTGGCAGAATTCAAGCAGATGAATTTCGCGGCAATATTAGTTATGGTAATGGCAATTTTGCTTTAACTAATGGCGAGCTAATTCAAGGACAAAATCGCTATTTGCTTAGTGGGATTTTACCAACTTCACTCAATAACCCCTTACAATTTACAGTTAGCTTTGACCAAACCAGAATTGAAAATTTACTCTCAACACTGAATATCTACAATTATCAAGATTTACAGACTGGTTTGCAGCCTCCAAACCTTGCTGGTGCGGAAGCATTACAAACTGAGCCTGTGAGTTTACCCAACACCAATTTATTAGCGCAAATAGATTATCTCTCCAAAATTCAAAGCCAAGTCACTCAAGCAAGAACCCAAGAACAACGAACCGAACGCGTACCTTCTTTAGAAGAATTACAAGGATTAATTAGCGGTAATATCGGCGTAACAGGTTCTTTACGCTCCGGCTTAAATATTGGCTTTAATTTTACAGGTAATAATTGGGTATGGGGCAAATATAATATTAATCAAGTTATCGCTAGCGGCAATTTTGAAAATGGCAATTTAACCCTACAACCTCTGCAAGTTAATTTCAATAATTCCATCCTCGCTTTTACCGGACAATTAAGCCAGCAAGCATTATCTGGACAAGCACAAGTCCAAAATTTAGCATTAGCAGATATTAAACCTTTATTCCCCCAATTACCTGTAGATGTGGAGGGTAATATTAATGCCAATGCCACATTATCAGGAAGTTTAAATAATCCCCAAGCTGTAGGGGAATTAGCTTTAGTAAATGGTAGCTTAAACAATCAATCTCTACAGTCTGCCCAAGTTAGCTTTAACTATAACGATGCGAGATTAAATTTTGGCAGCAATATTTTAGTTACTAGCACACAACCAATTCAAATTAATGGTAGTATTCCTGCCAAATTACCTTTTACATCCGTCGAGCCATCTCCTAGTATTAGCATTCAAGCTAACGTGCAAAATGAAGGCTTGGCATTATTAAATCTGGTGAATAACCAAGTCAAATGGGTAGATGGTCAAGGACAAGTCAACGTCCAAGTTCAAGGAACATTAGATAGACCAGAAACCACCGGCATTGCCACCATTAATAATGCCACCATTAACGTGCAAAGCCTGAGCGAACCATTAACAAATGTTACAGGTACAGCACAGTTTGCAGGCGATCGCTTAATTGTCGATAATCTACAAGCACAATTCAGTCGCGGACAATTAACAGCCGCAGGTATTCTCCCCATTTTCGCCAGTCAAAACGCCCAACAGCAAGCCGCTAGCAATCCTCTGACGGTTTCATTGCAAAACTTGCAGTTGAATTTTCAAGACTTATATCAAGGCGCAGTCAACGGTAATGCAGTAATTACCGGCACAGCATTTGCTCCCCAACTCGGCGGTAGAATTCAACTCAATGATGGTGAAGTATTATTAGGAAACGCCGCAGCTGTCAGCAATAATACAACTTCCCAGTCAGACAGTTCTCAAGAATTTACAGTCACAACACCGGAAACAACCACGGCGAATAATACCCCCACAACACCGACAACCACAAATACAGCCAGAATACCGATAGAATTTGCCAACCTACAGCTAGTTTTAGCCGATGATGTCCGCGTCACCCGTCAACCGTTATTTAGCTTTGTGGCGGAGGGTGATATCACTCTCAACGGAACCCTAGCTAAACCTCGTCCCCAAGGAGAAGTTCGTCTACGGGGAGGACAGATAAATTTATTTACTACCCAATTTACCTTAGAGCGTGGTTACGAACAAACAGCACTATTTACCCCCAGTCGTGGTTTCGATCCCACATTAGATGTGCGCTTACTCGCCATTGTCCCAGAAGCAACTCGCAGTTTAGGGCGAACCTCACCCATATCTAGCGAAATTCAAGATATTTCTGCCATCAACTTTGGTACATTAAACACAGTTCGCATTAGTGCGATCGCCAAAGGCCCAGCCAGCGAATTATCTGATAATTTAGTACTAACTAGCGAACCTCGCCGTAGTCGATCTGAAATCGTGGCTTTACTGGGAGGTTCAATTCTCAACAATTTACAGCAAGGCGATGCAACCTTAGGATTAATTAATATAGCTGGTTCAGCAGTTTTCTCTAATTTGCAAGGTACTCTTAGCCAAATTGGTCAAACTATCGGCTTAAGTGAATTAAGACTATTTCCTACCTTGGTAACTAATACTAATACCAATGTTTCGGTATTGGGTTTAGCTGCCGAAGGTGTATTTGATGTATCGAAAGATTTTTCTGTTTCCTTATCGCGAGTTTTTGCTAGCAATGAACCCTTCCGTTACAACGTAATTTATCGCCTCAATGATGAACTGCGCGTGCGCGCTTCTACTAATTTAGGTGATGAAGGTCGTGCTGTGGTTGAGTATGAAACCAGATTTTAATCCACACAGACACAAAGATGCAATTTTAACTAAATAGGATTTACGCAAGCAAAATTTGTCATTGCGACCGGAACGAAGTGTAGGGAAGCAATCCCAGGATATCAGGCGATTACGTCGCTACGCTCGTAATGACGTAATTCCGTGACTTTTGCGTAAGTCCTACTAAAATAGATAAATAAAGTCTTCAAAGTGGCTATATGACCACCATTATCTCTACATCAGGAATCACTTATCCCAGCAGCGATGGAGAACCTGTGGCAGAAACTTATGACCATTTATATGCAATTTTAACTACGCTAGAAGTCATCAGACAATATCTTCAAGGTCGTCACGCCACAGTTTTAGCTAATCAATTCTTGTATTATGCCCAAGGTTTCCCTAAATTAAGAGTTGCACCTGATGTCATGGTTATTTATGACGTTGAACCTGGGGGACGAGATAACTACAAAATTTGGGAAGAAAAACAGGTACCAAAGGTAATTTTTGAATTTACCTCTAAAGGAACTCAAGAAGAAGACAAAACCACTAAGAAAAATCTTTATGAAGGCTTAGAAGTAGAAGAATATTGGTTATTTGATCCCAAAGGCGAATGGATTACACAACAGCTGCAAGGTTATCGCTTAAGAGGAGATATTTATGAGCCAATTACCGATAGTTGCAGCCAAGCATTACAACTACGTCTAGCCGTAGAAGGAAAACTGATTGGCTTTTATCGCCTAGATAATGGTGAAAAATTGTTGGTAAATGATGAATTAATTGCCGCACTGAAACAAGAGACTAATAAACGTATAGAAGCAGAAGCACAAGCAGAACAAGAACGCCAACGCGCTGCAGAACTTGAAGCGCTGCTTTCTCGTTATCGAGAACAGTTTGGCGATTTAACCTAAATTCTTGTGGAGAAGCTTCTAGACATAAAAAAGAAGAACGCAAATCAACTGTACTCTCAATACTTGTCGGTTAAGGGGAAAAAGGGGAATGGAAAAGGGAAAAACCTTTAACCCTTAACCTTTCACCTTTTCCCCAAAACCAATTTTGGGTTCAAAACGCTTAACCCATTAGTATTACCAGTACTCTGCGTTCTTCTATCTGCCTTTAAAAACCTTCTCTGCTAATTAATGATGATGGTGATGGTGATGATGTCCATCTAAGTGAGGATTAACAGTTACAGCTTCCTCTGATCTTAATGCACTAATGTGATCCTCAGCCCATTGTGCAGCCATCGCCAAAAACTCTGGATGATCATTAACACAAGCCATTTGCACATAATCCACACCATGATGCTTTTTCTCTAA contains the following coding sequences:
- a CDS encoding translocation/assembly module TamB domain-containing protein, whose amino-acid sequence is MTRSPNSNRRLWLLLLSRSSIALGVVLLVGIIGGIWWANNFIHQKLVPLIESNLLELLGRPVNLGAVQSFSPNSLRFGNTTIPATTTDPDRLVAQAVDVGFDPWLLVFNRTLKLNVTLIQPAVYIEQDQQGRWVSTKINTATQEKKGFITTELETLRLQNGGLVLSPYTPANKPRVNVGFNQLNGVARLLEQNQRINFDATTQPVNGGSLQISGDTLTKTTETTLQINTSNLAAATLTQLVQSPVTLPSGTVDGNLTVKFQPKQPKTTVFGIVNVNQVTAQVNNFPNKLTNINGKLQFQGTQVALENISTSLGNIPAQINGSVDTQTGYNVTANIQAVSAQNLLQTFNIKLPITTAADFTANFKLQGAIPKPVVTGAVSTIKPAVIDRVNFEKISTQFRGTPQEIVISQIQATPTVGGEITGSGRVGLGKQGEVAINLQAERLPGDALAQTYNASTANIRIGTISANTKVSGTLANLQTLVQVQAPMATYPGKVELAINKGLIQFQNTVFQVAGGTVAARGQLVGDRWQAFVDANQVPLQSLAQATSNPDNANATLPKQFQGNLNGKFNLSGTTKSFQLANIQASGQANLNVAGGRVNLNNIRLNNGLWQAVANASGIQINQFAPNVQGQIANSNIQVSGNTNSFALANIQAAGQARLSLARGSVNVRNINLSNGNWQAIATISQIQLNNLSQNLRGRLNGDVQVAGTTASFQPQNIVAAGNVRFSQGLAALTQPLTAQFQWNGQRLQIAQATAPGLRASGDIAVALQPTPQITGLNLNVQADNYNLQSLPIQLPGNIALAGRVDFNGQIAGTPTNPIANGNVRLENFAINGLAFDPVLTGNVSYQAGQGTQFQVTGRQDQIAFSLGANNRPTAFNIRRDGTVATGNTVGDNLAVNVQDFPISLAKGFLPANANLGSINGQLSGNLTVNLTDYSLVGNVAVAQPRIGRIQADEFRGNISYGNGNFALTNGELIQGQNRYLLSGILPTSLNNPLQFTVSFDQTRIENLLSTLNIYNYQDLQTGLQPPNLAGAEALQTEPVSLPNTNLLAQIDYLSKIQSQVTQARTQEQRTERVPSLEELQGLISGNIGVTGSLRSGLNIGFNFTGNNWVWGKYNINQVIASGNFENGNLTLQPLQVNFNNSILAFTGQLSQQALSGQAQVQNLALADIKPLFPQLPVDVEGNINANATLSGSLNNPQAVGELALVNGSLNNQSLQSAQVSFNYNDARLNFGSNILVTSTQPIQINGSIPAKLPFTSVEPSPSISIQANVQNEGLALLNLVNNQVKWVDGQGQVNVQVQGTLDRPETTGIATINNATINVQSLSEPLTNVTGTAQFAGDRLIVDNLQAQFSRGQLTAAGILPIFASQNAQQQAASNPLTVSLQNLQLNFQDLYQGAVNGNAVITGTAFAPQLGGRIQLNDGEVLLGNAAAVSNNTTSQSDSSQEFTVTTPETTTANNTPTTPTTTNTARIPIEFANLQLVLADDVRVTRQPLFSFVAEGDITLNGTLAKPRPQGEVRLRGGQINLFTTQFTLERGYEQTALFTPSRGFDPTLDVRLLAIVPEATRSLGRTSPISSEIQDISAINFGTLNTVRISAIAKGPASELSDNLVLTSEPRRSRSEIVALLGGSILNNLQQGDATLGLINIAGSAVFSNLQGTLSQIGQTIGLSELRLFPTLVTNTNTNVSVLGLAAEGVFDVSKDFSVSLSRVFASNEPFRYNVIYRLNDELRVRASTNLGDEGRAVVEYETRF
- a CDS encoding Uma2 family endonuclease, translated to MTTIISTSGITYPSSDGEPVAETYDHLYAILTTLEVIRQYLQGRHATVLANQFLYYAQGFPKLRVAPDVMVIYDVEPGGRDNYKIWEEKQVPKVIFEFTSKGTQEEDKTTKKNLYEGLEVEEYWLFDPKGEWITQQLQGYRLRGDIYEPITDSCSQALQLRLAVEGKLIGFYRLDNGEKLLVNDELIAALKQETNKRIEAEAQAEQERQRAAELEALLSRYREQFGDLT